One stretch of Longimicrobium sp. DNA includes these proteins:
- a CDS encoding methylmalonyl-CoA mutase family protein has translation ESWRLRTHAQTAGVTLTAQQPENNIVRVAYQAMAAVLGGTQSLHTNSMDETLALPTEKAVQIALRTQQILAHETGVANTIDPLAGSYYLEALTDQMEAEAEAIFAEIDAMGGVVPGIERGYFQQQIARSAMRQQIEIERNERVIVGVNDYTIEGEKIDIPLLKVTEEAERRQRERMAAMRARRDQAEVDRTLQVLQDSARAGENVVPAMLDAVRAYATLHEIRHSMEAVFGAYQEPVFF, from the coding sequence GGAGAGCTGGCGCCTGCGCACCCACGCCCAGACGGCCGGCGTGACGCTGACGGCGCAGCAGCCGGAGAACAACATCGTGCGCGTGGCCTACCAGGCGATGGCGGCGGTGCTGGGCGGCACGCAGTCGCTGCACACCAACTCGATGGACGAGACGCTGGCGCTCCCCACGGAGAAGGCGGTGCAGATCGCGCTGCGCACGCAGCAGATCCTGGCGCACGAGACGGGCGTGGCCAACACCATCGACCCGCTGGCCGGGTCCTACTACCTGGAAGCGCTCACCGACCAGATGGAAGCCGAGGCGGAGGCGATCTTCGCCGAGATCGACGCGATGGGCGGGGTGGTGCCGGGGATCGAGCGGGGCTACTTCCAGCAGCAGATCGCGCGCTCGGCGATGCGCCAGCAGATCGAGATCGAGCGCAACGAGCGTGTGATCGTGGGCGTGAACGACTATACCATCGAGGGTGAGAAGATCGACATCCCGCTCCTCAAGGTGACCGAGGAGGCCGAGCGCCGCCAGCGCGAGCGGATGGCCGCCATGCGCGCCCGCCGCGACCAGGCCGAGGTCGACCGCACGCTCCAGGTTCTCCAGGATTCTGCTCGCGCCGGTGAGAACGTCGTCCCCGCCATGCTGGACGCGGTCCGCGCCTACGCCACGCTCCACGAGATCCGCCACTCCATGGAAGCGGTGTTCGGCGCCTACCAGGAGCCGGTCTTCTTTTAG